A window from Amblyomma americanum isolate KBUSLIRL-KWMA chromosome 7, ASM5285725v1, whole genome shotgun sequence encodes these proteins:
- the LOC144097528 gene encoding uncharacterized protein LOC144097528: protein MAEGAFVEGDQAPRDKDEEHERVPSRLVEEHGDDAQLTAAEPAMQLQRLSDVALDEGIMVGELLKKGRLKNPTLTDRKPLLLDDKNLSVLLEATQNITLRYHLLGTIQDPETPPPAKVALPASPRALSSSDEMLYFKEKVRNAPGPILERRGASCSRLQLGAGRTSGAISATEKPILPSVAAKCALAPAYSPSQLDVGRVKSQIAGLTLKKSSLLRAGDGEQACRKLSKLTQIVIGSANAKTQHSAQQRPQQADFLAPGERDLNGIRDLPLLEVLDRCDLEPVPAAERVRRRVRRYYRADVSCSGSSEGASSLVQLDLSTLLTDASELPHERAVQSATLSPHESSTSWYSFYSDPSSSRMVPAQRDSASGSEASWAAARRDPSPILETAAECCKASSLIRYFESIRPRAP from the coding sequence ATGGCGGAGGGGGCTTTCGTGGAGGGCGACCAGGCGCCCAGGGACAAGGATGAGGAGCACGAGCGGGTCCCTTCCCGCCTCGTCGAAGAGCACGGCGACGACGCGCAGCTGACGGCGGCCGAGCCCGCCATGCAGCTGCAGCGCCTGAGCGACGTGGCGCTCGACGAAGGCATCATGGTCGGCGAGCTCCTCAAGAAGGGTCGCCTCAAGAACCCCACGCTCACGGACAGGAAGCCGCTGCTGCTGGATGACAAGAATCTGTCCGTGCTTCTCGAGGCCACGCAAAACATCACGCTCCGCTACCACCTGCTGGGAACCATCCAGGATCCCGAGACCCCGCCGCCGGCCAAGGTCGCCCTGCCCGCGAGCCCCCGTGCCCTGTCCAGCTCGGACGAAATGCTCTACTTCAAGGAGAAGGTGCGCAACGCGCCGGGACCCATCTTGGAGCGCCGGGGTGCCTCCTGCTCCAGGCTGCAGCTGGGAGCCGGCAGGACCAGCGGCGCCATTTCGGCCACAGAGAAACCAATTCTGCCGTCTGTCGCCGCCAAGTGCGCTCTCGCGCCGGCCTACTCTCCGTCCCAGCTGGACGTGGGCCGCGTCAAGTCCCAGATAGCTGGCCTAACGCTCAAGAAGTCGTCGCTGCTGCGCGCCGGCGATGGCGAGCAGGCGTGCCGCAAGCTGTCCAAGCTCACCCAAATTGTGATCGGCTCAGCCAACGCCAAGACTCAGCACTCGGCCCAACAGCGGCCGCAGCAGGCGGACTTCCTCGCTCCCGGCGAGCGAGATCTTAACGGCATCCGGGACCTGCCGCTGCTGGAGGTCCTGGACAGGTGCGACCTGGAGCCCGTGCCGGCTGCAGAGCGAGTGCGCCGCCGAGTGCGCCGCTACTACCGAGCAGACGTGTCGTGCAGCGGAAGCAGCGAGGGCGCCAGCAGTCTCGTCCAGCTAGACCTGTCCACGTTGCTGACCGACGCGAGCGAGCTGCCCCACGAGAGGGCTGTCCAGAGCGCCACGCTGTCGCCGCATGAGTCGTCCACGTCCTGGTACTCGTTCTACAGCGACCCCTCGAGTAGCAGGATGGTCCCCGCGCAGCGCGACTCGGCAAGTGGCTCGGAAGCCAGCTGGGCCGCAGCCCGCCGAGATCCATCACCCATTTTGGAGACGGCCGCGGAGTGCTGCAAGGCGTCATCGCTCATTCGCTATTTCGAGAGCATCCGGCCTCGCGCCCCGTAG